A window of Macrotis lagotis isolate mMagLag1 chromosome 1, bilby.v1.9.chrom.fasta, whole genome shotgun sequence genomic DNA:
CttttcaggaaaaaagagaatctCTTGGTGATCTCCAAGTCACTGGCAGTTTTTATTAATATTGCAGTGGCATCAGGTATCCTTGGAGATGTTTGCATTTTGGTTAGTGTAAGACTAAGACATTCCACAGTTTATCTTTTAGTTGGGAATGGGAAGCTGACAGGAAGACTATAGAGAGGCAAAAGAGAGCAATAGAGATTTCAGGGTTCCGGAGATAtataggcattcaagaatgtgtGACAATCTGATCCAACCAGCTCAGAGACTCAACTATTTAAATTTCATTGTGAGCCTTTACAATTCAGAAATTGGAAAATGGTTCAAATCagggtttgttttattgttttgtggattttctagacttaagaaaatattgatagtgtagattaaactttaaaagttGCTTTCTCATATCCAACCCCTTTTCCTATACTGACATGGTCACCACCATGGGAAAGAATCCCATAATTTTTGGATGAGCTATTATAATAacctgaattttctttcttcaagtgCCTTCCCTCCTATCCAATCCACAGAGTTGTCATAATGATGACTGTGTCATTCCGTTCTTTCCAACCTTACTCTTCTACAGCAGGCCGCTAGGTCGCGCTATGGTACCCTGCCTGGAATCGGGGagattcatcttccttagttcaaatttggcctcagacactccaTAGATGTgcacccctgggcaagtcactttgccctgtttgccttagtttcctcatctgtaaaatgagctgcaggagaaaatgacaaatcatgcTAAGGAAAcgcaaaatggggtcatgaagggtcagaaAAACTGAATAACAATTGTACAAAACCCCCTATAAAGCACTTAGGGTCCAACAAAAAAATTGCTGTTTCTTACATTTTATCTCTGCCATTTAATCCCCGTCTTTTCACTGTTCCCCAAACCTGAAACATCATCCCTCCTCATTCAGCCTCTCCAGATCCAAGAGTTAAGTACCACCTTTGCCATCTTTACATAAAGCCTTTTTTGGTTCTCCCAGATCATAGTGCCCACTCCCCAAATTATCCTGTTTTTAGGAATAGAAATAGGGgattggacctatgatttcactagTATAGAGAGCTTCCTAGTGATAATACTCCTTTACCCATACAAGTGCCAACTTTTCCCAAAATATTTCTGGGTAAGTAGGTGGCATAGCAGTCGGAgaacaggtcctggagtcaggaggacctgagttcaaatctgccctcagatatcTGGTTAGTAgttatgtgtccctgggcaagtcacttaaccccactgatttcaaaaaagaaaaggaaaaaaactcataTCCTTAAAAGAGTTGTTTAGAGGAATTCAGAGTTAAGGACTTGTCTAGCCACAGGGCTAATATGTTTCAGTCAAGACTTAAACCCATGACTTCCTGAGTCTGAAGCCAGCTCTCTACCTACTATCCCTcctaatttatttcatatatatatacatatatatatatatatattttgaatatttatttacatCTTGTCTCttgattgtgaactccttgaagagaaaggattgtcttcatttttatctttgtatacagCACCTGTTATgcaataagtgtttaataaatgcctatttatTGTATGAACATGGTTTATGGGCTCTCATCCAGGAAACCCAAGTTACTTTATAATGAGGGTAGAGATGTCCTCCAAGAACAATGAGTCATTCACCTCTTAGTTTGGGGGGACTTGCTAAACTTGTTGACTCCACCATTGTTCTGCAACTTGCACTGTGCTGTTTTATTCAGGTCCCTCTCACATTTACAGGGACCTGCTCTTCTGCCCCCCTCAATGCAATGTGGGAGGCTGTGTCTTTGAGTAGAGACAGCTTTATCTTTTAAACTACCTATTCtggacttaactcttctcagcagttcagtgatcaaggacaaaaccaaaagatttgtgatgacAAATGCCATCCATACCCATAGTAAAAAACAATGAAGTCTGAATACAAcctgaagcatattattttcactttttaaaagttagttttatggattttttccctttttcttatgtttcccccccttttacttctgattctcctttcataatatgactaatatggaaatttgttaaaacatatttgtaaatgtataatctatatcagaatACTCACTATCATGGAGAAGGGGAGAcaaaggagggaggtagaaaaatgtggaactcaaaaacttacaaaaagatgaatgttaaaaactatcttgcatataattcaaaattaagatattcaaaaagaaaaaaaattttaaaatacttgtgtGACATTTGGGCAATTCAGTTCAACTCTatggtcttcagtttcttcatctatgaaatgagagttGACTAGATGGCCTCAAAGTCCCAAAATCTGATCTGAAAACTGCTTACAAAACTATTATACCAAATTACCTTTGACAAATTTGAGGGTCTTTATCAGGTACTGGAACCTCTGCAGCATTGACTCCTAAATTCAGGGTGAAAAGAAATgtgtggcacagcggatagagcaccggccctggagtcaggagtacctgggttcaaagccggtctcagacacttaatcattacctagctgtgtggccttgggcaagccacttaaccccattgccttgcaaaaactaaaaaaaaaattgtgactgCTTTTACAAAGCCTCTTACTGTAAACCCATCCACTATTTCCTGAAGTCTAGGAAAACATCCTACTGAGTGTGCATTAAGAGGCTTCTTCATGGCTACTACCCAGAATCCCTGTTCATTGCCAAGGATATAATTCAAGAAGAGAGCTCCTCCCCTTCCAACGAAGATTTGTTTTTGGCATTCTAGGattatagatctagagctggaagggaccctaaTTAGGGTCATTTAATCCAGCCTTCTCatattacagaagaagaaactgaagctcagagaagtgATTTAGATTTTTGGATTCACTCTGAGGTTCAAGTACTCCACCTCCACTGAAATGCACTCTCCTACATTGCACTGGAGGGCAGAGGATTTGACAGTTTTTTCACTGGGCATATAACCCTGTAAATGTAAGGGAAATTTTAATATAGGACTATAAAGAAAGTCTCAGATCAGTGGAGAAGACAACTCTCTTTGGTCTTATTGAGGAGTACAGCAGGCAGATAATTCATTGTCCTTGGGGGCAGCCCTATCCTGGTTATGAGGTAACTTTGTTTTCCAACATAGCAGCATATAAAATTCcctgagattattcagtttcatCCTCCTCAGCAACAATCaaattttttgtctcttttaataGGTCTTAGGGTAAATAGGTGACCTTGAGATACTCTCAATTGGTGCTCTAATCTCCAGTCCCTCACCCAGGCCCTTAGGAAATTCTAGAACATCTCAGAAGCCCGTGTGCCTTCACATAGTTTAGCACTAGGGCTGATTGATCTTTCATGTTGTGTTTTTATGAAGATATGTTGTGGAGTCTTAAGACACTAGTTCACAGTTTGtatttatatacaaacataccattttattgcatttcactgatattgcatttttttaaacaaattgaagGGTTGAAACAACCCTGTGTTGTCTATATATCTTTCCGTCAGCATGTGCTCTCATCATTTGGTAATTCTTGCAATGTTTCAAACTTGTTCATTAGCTATATCTACTATGATAATCTGTGATCAGGGATCTTTGATGTTATTGTTTGAGGACAACACAAACCACACACTCCTTAGTCATTTAATCGATAAATGTGTGTGTTGGTGACCACTCCAAGGTTCATTTCCCCATTCCTCTCCCTCAGAGACATAACTTTGAAAGTAGGCTATAATGGGGTCTCAGTGTTCAAGTGACCAAAAAAAATGCAGCAAATTTCATTGTCATATTTTAAGAActtgtcttggggcagctaggtgacacagtagatagaataccaacCCTGGACTTCAAatctggacctgagttcaaatccagcctcagacacctaatacttagctgtgtgaccttggacacatcacttaacaccactgccttccaaaaaacaaagaggaaaattgTCTTAGCCATACCAACCTTTTGGAAGCACCAACCTATCAATCAGTAGTTTTATCAAAATTGAGGTAATACTCTCTACCAACAAAATTATAACTCCTTGACTCAGATGGTGGCTACCattttatagtatatattttatatagtatatactatatatatatatatatatagtatatattttaagtatattttaattAAGGTATACACATTTTAAGtaaggtatacacatttttagGAGATACTATTGTCTACTTTGGTAGATTATAGTATGGTATGAACTTAGAATTTTTATATAcactgggaaaccaaaaaattcatgtgACTTACTTTatgttacatttattttattgggGTGGTCTGGACCTGAATCCACAATATCTCTGAAGTATGTCTGCATCCTCTTATCTGTCATCCTGGATTGGCTCTAACATTTTCTCAGttctgttcagttattttcatctTTCCTGAGTACTCTCCAAATATGATTGCTTCATTTCATGGAAGAGAAAATGGCATTTTGATAGCCCTGACCAGTTTGGATTTAAATATGGTACCTTTTTCTAAGGAAATGTGAACTTATGCGGACTGAGAACTCAAGGGAAAGTTCAGAGAACAGTCACCCCCTCAAAAAGGAACTGGAAAACAAGAGTCAAGAGATTTTTAAGGTTATAGGGCACTGGGTTTATTCTGATTGGGTAAGAGAAGACTGAGTAATCCCTATATGGTTTGTATGTTAGTGAAACCTGAAATATACCCATGatgtatatataatcatgtaCATGGTACAGAACACATATGTGTatagctatatagatatatagatagatatatgtatgtgtgtgtgtgttctctacaaatcatttctgagtttctataAAAGGGTTACCAGCACCACTCACACATCTATGGAAACCTAAAATGATTCCACAAAAGATGGCAAATTATTCCCAAACTTCACAAGCAAGAACTAAGGTATGAGGTGCCCAGGGATCagatgtaaaaataatttctgaaaggGTCAAAGCACAACTTATGGAACTTTttggaaattttcaaaaaatgaaatataactttCTCACCTGTTAAGAATGGTTTAGGTGATGTCATTATTAAAGGCAAAGACTTTCTTGACCTTTCAATAATCCTTCTAAAccaaaatgattaaatgattttctatgCCTAAATTTCATTGTGGTTGTAAACTTATCTCTTTTGGAATCTGCATTAACTAGAATAGAATTTGTCAAATATGAAAGTCatcatttcccctttctcatATGCTAATATGAATTTGGGGGAATCCTCTTTAGCCTTAAACTGTCTCTGATAAGATCAAAAATTACTGAGTCAAATACAGGTTTTCACCagtttttcaaagtcttctttgcCATAAAAGATTAGACTttgcttaaaaaaattaagtacaaaTTTTCAGAAACCAAATAATTAGAATATCAATTTGTATCATTATTAGACATTTCCATACACAATAATGTATGTTTTCATATTGTCAAATTTTATGCCACTGAATGTAATTTAGCTGTGacagcaaaatagaaaaagagaccAAAATTTAAGGCTATTCACTCCAAAGACAGTTTACTGTACTAGGAACACACCCGTGGCAAATTACATATCAGCAGATCAAAACTCGAATAGGAAGAATTTGAGTAaaaatattggattttttttttttaatcttcagttCGAGCACTTTTTCTGTGCGGCTGGGAAATATGAGGTGGTTTTGATCACTCTgttggtcttttttcctttttagaatttGGTACAGTCTTTGAATATCTTTTCCAGCTTCTGTCCCAGCATCACTTTGCCACTTACTTTCAGCTTGCCAGCAAAGAAAGCCCTCTGAGGATTGGTTTTGCCCAGAACCAGCTCCATAAAAATATGGTCTGGAATAGTAAAGACAGTGTCAGGTGGGTTCCTTGCTGATCCTGAATACACTTCTCCAGATCCATTCTTCAAGTCGACTGTCCACTGGACAATGATCTTTCCATCTTTAGTAATGTCCAACTGAAATATAGCATTGACCTTCTTGACCAGTTGGCTGCCCACTTCTTTGACCCGACGACTAATTTCTTCAAATACCAAGTTACTCCGCAATTCTGTGGCTTGAATGGATTTGGATCCTGAAAGATCCTGAGCTGAATTCAGCTCTACATATTGTCCTGTACCAGAAACATCTTCAGCTGATTTGATCTTAGGCTGATTGtggcttctctttctttctttcttccacatCCTTCTTTGAAGATCCTATGAATTTCTGGTTTGGTTTCTAGATAACCTTGACTAAAGTAATATTGCCAGGCCCCATTGTGACATCAGAAGTCATTTCCACTTACAGGTAATTTGGGTCCTTGTGTGCTGTGATCCTATTGGCTAAATgaatggttttggtttttgtttttttaatgacatgGGGAAGCAAATTCCCAAGTAATTGTGAGCGAATTCATAGCCTAAACTCTTCAGGACTGGCTTGATATCATTGAAGCCACTGACTAGACCATAACATTTTAGATCATCAATGTCTAGATCATAACTTACATCTTGTCTCAGCCTTGCTGTATGGTATGCTTTAtagaatttattattactattattaggaGCAATAACTTGACATTTATCTACAGCTCTGAATTTTGCAAAAAGACTTTATTTACATTGTCATCTTTATTcaattctcacagcaaccctatgAAGTATAGATACAAGGATTttgaccattttacagatgaagaaactgtagctcgagagaggttaagtgacttgcccatggtcacaataCAAGTAAATTTCAGAGGTGATCTCTATACCCAATGCTACCCTGTGTATAAAGAATTCTACCCTTGGCAATGGTCATTTCTCTGGGACTCAAAGAGTtcttatacttaaaaaaattgatttgtcATGAGTTCCCTCAATTCCTCTATTCTGCACCTCAAATTTTCTCCTTATTGTCCCCTGTTTTTCCTACATTTGATTCTTTCTCTAAAAATGGATCCATTATTTTGATGTCTTGATTATATCCCCTCATATCTGCCCTGGGAGAACTTCttactctgtctctgtttttatctctctcctctctctctgtctctatctctgtctgtctcctttctccctgtACTTAACTATCAGTTGATCATGttcattccattctctctttcatctcttaCCTTTCACTACCAATTTTCTAAAATATCTGCACTCACTGACTCCACATTTTCATCAAAACCCTTACATTGGCTTATAACACAACAGCTAGGATCTCTTGAAACTGCTAAATTCATTGACTTgtttctcagttctcatcttcCTTCTCTGCAATTTTTGACATATCCTTTAGGATATATCACctcctttaattttcatatcATTCCTCTTCTGGTTTGCTTCTATATGTCTGAATATATCTTTTCAGGTCCTTATTTAAGTCCTCCAAGACTCTGTTATGGATCCTTCTTCTAGTTTGTCCTATAGCAATCATCTCCTGATTGGTCTCTGCCATAGAATCCCAGGCTCTGTGTGTTGAAAGGGAACCCAGATGCCATCTGGACTAATCTGTACTGAAAAAAGGCCTATCTACAACTTTCTTGATGGAGGAATCACCATTCTCTGTCTAAATAGCTCATTGGGGTAGGTTCTGCTTACTACCTGAGACAACCCAGACAGTCTACTTGGGAtagttttaattttccttataGGAAAGCTCATTCAAAAGCTCCCCACCCCCTAATTTTCACCCATTGTTGCTAGTTTTGTCCTTTGGTtccaagcagaacaaatctaatatttcctattctacataagAACTTTTTAAATACTTGAGTATAGTTATCATATTCCATCTTAGTCTTCCTTCTTTAGTCTAAACAGCTTCAATTCCAATACTTATAGATGATGAtaggtgatgtttgtcctttgttcttgaagaggaccatgtcatcagggaggtgataccataacaagcacataaattgtatttgagtgaggaggtgttgtgctaagtcaccagcctcattttctcctctggagccatctgggtccagtaaccaaatgtgaattaggatgactagatatgaccctggatgcaaggcaatcagggttaagtgacttgtccaaggtctcacaactagtaagtgtcaagtgtctgagactggatttgaactcaggtcctcttgactccaggcccccCACTCTCTAGTTTATTCTTAaaatcttgcaacaagaaaaaatacAGTACTCCAATCTGACTAGATGTAATTACATTAAAGAGTAAAAAGTATCACAAAAGTAAGAGATTATCATCATTGTATACATTTTAACTAATTATTACTTGCTATATTTCACATGATTGATTCTTTTGTAGTCTTCCTAGAAATAAATGAAGCCTTGTACATTTAGGCCAATCAATCCATAAGTATTTGTGAGATACCCACCGATGTCCACGAGTTCACTTGGATTTTTTGATATTTACTGTTCTAAGATAAAATGTGGCAATCCCTCAGCACAGCAAATAGATTAGGGGATAGGAAGAAGGAGAGTATTGTGAAATTAAAAGATATCTTTTATTCTGAAATCATGATATTTATACAACTCCTGACtcatgaggatctgagttcaaatttgacctcagacactgacacTCACCaggtgtgtaaccttgggcaagtcaccttaccttgtatccagggtcatctgcagtcttcttgatccatatctagtcactggacccagatggctctggaggagaaagtgagcttaATGACTTAGAACAACCACCCCcacccaatccaattcatgtgcttgtcatgcatcacctccctgacatcacagtcttcttcaagaatgaaggatcaaCATCATCATAATTTTCCAATGTAAATTATTGAAAACTGAGTTAACAGCACCTGAGTCCTCCTTGCACTCTAGAGATGTCCCCAGCTGGAGATAAACCTCCATGAAGATTTTGCCTCAGAATCAAGCTTAAGTTCCATGCCAGGCTTGAATAGTTAATATAAAACAACTCAAGCACCATTTTACACATGGTTTTCCTGATCCCATCAGCTACTAGTGCCTTCCCTCCCTAACAACCTTTAATTTAACTAATTTGTATTCTTTGACTTTATTAATACCATGCCTCCCTTTCTAACAACCTTTTGTTTaactaatttttgtattttttgactTTATTGATGCCATGCCTCCCTCTCTAACAACCTTTTATTTAACTAATTTTTGTATTCTTTGACTTTATTGATGCCATGCCTCCCTCTCTAACAACCTTTTATTTAACTAATTTTTGTATTCTTTGACTTTAttaatgccatatatatatatatatatattatatatatacatacttggAATagtatatgttgtcttccccattggaatgcaagctcattgagggcagagattgtttcattctttgtacttgcattcccttgcctagGATAGTATCTGGCACAGAACaaatgttcaataaatacttgtggacTGATTAACAGAGCAGCAGAAGATTTATGCAGTTCAGTAACAAGGCTATAAGCAACACTAACTCCCTAGGAAAGTTTGCACACACCTCCTGGGTTGTTGAAGCAAAAAGAGCAGCCCACTTTCCCTAGAtgataattttccccatttccccagCCCTGACTTTGCCCACATatcacacaagcacacacacacacacacacacacacacgagcaAAACTATGcacacatgcacaaatatatgCATCAAGCAAAGTCTCTTCTTCTGTGAGGCTGAACCTATCCACCACCAACCTAACTGATAGCATTCACTCTTCCTTAAGTCAAtagactagaaaagaaaatagataggaattattattttaatttctagaatGATAAATTAAGCTCCCAAGatagctcatttttttttcttgcaattgGGGTtaggtgtcttgcccaaggtcacacagctaggtaattattaagtatctgaggtcatatttgaactcaggtccttctgactccagggtcaatgctctatctactgtgccacctagctgccctcatagtTTTAGCTGCACCTAAGATAACTCATTTTGACTTCTTCCCCTAGCATCTTAAAAaagatcaaatcaaatcaaatcccTGAGAGATGATGGAACATCTTTCTATTGGGGCAGTCGACCAACCATGAAGCATTTATTAGAGACCTTCTGTGTGCTAGGTCTTATGTTAGCCTCATAGGGAAAGTCAAGTCTTACCCTCACCCTCGAGAAAATTTACAATATGTGCATATAAGTTATAAACAAAATAGAGGTAGCTAGGTttcacaatggttagagcactgggcttagattcagaaagattcatcttaatgagatcaaatctggattcagacacttattagctggctaactctagacaagtcacttaaccctgtttgcctcaatttcctgatctgtaaaatgagccagaagagaaaatggcaaattactccagtatcattgccaagaaaaccccaaatggggtcatgaagagtcagacacaa
This region includes:
- the SCP2D1 gene encoding SCP2 sterol-binding domain-containing protein 1 is translated as MWKKERKRSHNQPKIKSAEDVSGTGQYVELNSAQDLSGSKSIQATELRSNLVFEEISRRVKEVGSQLVKKVNAIFQLDITKDGKIIVQWTVDLKNGSGEVYSGSARNPPDTVFTIPDHIFMELVLGKTNPQRAFFAGKLKVSGKVMLGQKLEKIFKDCTKF